One part of the Herbiconiux aconitum genome encodes these proteins:
- the rpoZ gene encoding DNA-directed RNA polymerase subunit omega produces MATNKLGIIDPPIDELLSKVDSKYALVIFASKRARQINDYYADLHEGSLFDNVGPLVDSTIDDKPLSVAMHEINEDKLVVKPAAPIE; encoded by the coding sequence ATGGCCACCAACAAGCTCGGCATCATCGACCCGCCCATCGACGAACTTCTCTCGAAGGTCGACTCGAAGTACGCCCTCGTGATCTTCGCATCCAAGCGGGCCCGCCAGATCAACGACTACTACGCCGACCTGCACGAAGGCAGCCTGTTCGACAACGTCGGACCGCTCGTCGACTCCACCATCGACGACAAGCCGCTCTCGGTCGCCATGCACGAGATCAACGAGGACAAGCTCGTCGTCAAGCCTGCAGCGCCGATCGAGTAG
- the fmt gene encoding methionyl-tRNA formyltransferase, whose protein sequence is MRVVFAGTPAVAVPSLQTLVARHEVVGVVTRLDAPIGRKRVLTPSPVAVAAAEAGIPVIKANRLDDDVTAQIAALDAELGVIVAYGGLVREPLLSTPRLGWINLHFSLLPRWRGAAPVQWTVISGDAESGATVFQLRPGLDDGPIWSLASTPVGPHETSGNLLSRLSTSGAEQLVDTVDGIASGRLSAHEQEGTVTLAPKLTIDDARLDFTAGLDEVYARLRGVTPEPGAFTEIDGVRVKVLDASPARDRPRLDPGVVVAEGRHVYVGTAGSPLELLTVHPAGKKPMAAADWWRGSGAERMVAR, encoded by the coding sequence ATGAGAGTCGTGTTCGCGGGAACCCCCGCCGTCGCGGTGCCCAGCCTGCAGACGCTGGTGGCCCGTCACGAGGTCGTGGGGGTGGTCACCCGGCTCGACGCCCCGATCGGGCGCAAACGCGTGCTCACGCCCTCTCCGGTGGCTGTGGCGGCCGCGGAGGCGGGCATCCCGGTGATCAAGGCGAACCGGCTCGACGACGACGTGACGGCGCAGATCGCAGCGCTCGACGCGGAGCTCGGCGTGATCGTGGCCTACGGCGGTCTCGTGCGCGAGCCGCTGCTGAGCACACCGCGTCTCGGCTGGATCAACCTGCACTTCTCGCTCCTTCCGCGCTGGCGGGGCGCGGCGCCGGTGCAGTGGACCGTGATCTCGGGTGACGCCGAATCCGGCGCCACCGTGTTCCAGCTGCGGCCGGGCCTCGACGACGGTCCGATCTGGTCTCTCGCGTCGACCCCGGTCGGCCCGCATGAGACGTCGGGGAACCTGCTGTCGCGACTCTCGACCTCGGGCGCGGAGCAGCTCGTCGACACCGTCGACGGGATCGCCTCCGGGCGTCTTTCCGCTCACGAACAGGAGGGGACGGTGACCTTGGCGCCGAAACTCACCATCGACGATGCACGGCTCGATTTCACGGCGGGGCTCGACGAGGTCTACGCCCGGCTGCGCGGCGTCACGCCCGAGCCCGGCGCGTTCACCGAGATCGACGGTGTGCGCGTGAAAGTGCTGGATGCCTCGCCCGCTCGTGATCGCCCGCGCCTCGACCCGGGGGTCGTGGTCGCCGAGGGGCGGCACGTCTACGTCGGAACCGCGGGGAGCCCGCTCGAACTCCTGACCGTGCATCCCGCCGGCAAGAAGCCGATGGCGGCCGCCGACTGGTGGCGGGGCTCCGGTGCGGAGCGGATGGTGGCGCGATGA
- a CDS encoding primosomal protein N' encodes MLESPLPQLDRLFDYLVPAPLATDARPGVRVKVPLRSAGRTARGYIVELSDLAARGDYGGSLSEIDEIVSPLPVLAPEVWALARRLADRAAGSACDIVRLAIPPRFVRVEKAFIARQGGVSAAAGVAGGADSAGGADSAGGAASVDPVASVVPGSLVGFDLTGYSASDAAHLAAPGARAAIDALATVVPVQTADGIDHTVGHWALTVAELAAAVFRGGESVIVAVPDYRDQISLEQALSHLGVGNAVVPLDARQARNDRYAHFLTALDGAPHIVVGNRSSIYAPVSRLGLVVIWDEGDSLQSEPHAPYVHVRDAALVRQEQSGCRLVFVAHSRSTEVERLVELGFLHQVFPAPRYLPRVVPTAEQDDADAPQNAARIPSAAWQVARKGLESGPVLVQVARPGYAPVLACQTCNAPAACTVCGGPLHVGRAGQRPSCTLCGAIAANWTCSHCQGTTYRFASIGAGRTADELGRAFPGVRVIVSDGERTVLTVDARPALVVATRGAEPIASGGYRAVLLLDGPRMLARESLRVAEDCLRWWSNAIALSAPRATTVLVGVGGELAKALVTWQQESVAGSELADRRRLRFPPAVRIATITGAADTVATALADLRALISDEEWAKMDTLGPVPADDGSVRAIVRFDYSVGGAVARHLRALVVKNATSRRAKAGRGPGYRPPPTLRVRFDDSEIME; translated from the coding sequence ATGCTCGAGTCGCCTTTGCCTCAGCTCGACCGGTTGTTCGACTACCTCGTGCCCGCCCCGCTGGCGACCGACGCGCGCCCCGGCGTGCGGGTCAAGGTGCCGTTGCGTTCGGCCGGGCGCACCGCACGCGGATACATCGTCGAGCTCTCCGATCTCGCTGCGCGGGGTGACTACGGCGGGTCGCTGAGCGAGATCGACGAGATCGTCTCGCCGTTGCCCGTGCTCGCCCCCGAGGTGTGGGCCCTCGCGCGAAGGCTCGCCGATCGCGCTGCCGGGAGCGCCTGCGACATCGTGCGGCTGGCGATCCCCCCGCGCTTCGTGCGGGTGGAGAAGGCGTTCATCGCGCGGCAGGGCGGAGTGTCGGCGGCGGCGGGTGTGGCCGGTGGTGCGGACTCGGCCGGGGGTGCGGACTCAGCCGGTGGTGCGGCATCCGTCGACCCCGTCGCATCCGTCGTTCCCGGCTCTCTGGTCGGTTTCGACCTCACGGGGTACTCGGCGTCGGACGCCGCCCATCTTGCCGCGCCGGGCGCTCGAGCCGCGATCGACGCCCTGGCCACGGTGGTGCCGGTGCAGACCGCCGACGGCATCGACCACACGGTCGGGCACTGGGCGCTGACCGTGGCGGAACTCGCCGCCGCTGTCTTCCGCGGCGGGGAGTCGGTGATCGTGGCGGTGCCCGACTACCGCGACCAGATCTCGCTCGAGCAGGCGTTGTCGCACCTCGGCGTGGGCAACGCGGTGGTACCGCTCGACGCCCGCCAGGCCCGCAACGACCGCTACGCGCACTTCCTCACCGCGCTGGATGGCGCACCGCACATCGTGGTGGGCAACCGCTCGAGCATCTACGCACCGGTGTCGCGGCTCGGCCTCGTCGTGATCTGGGACGAGGGGGATTCGCTGCAGAGCGAGCCCCACGCACCCTATGTACACGTGCGCGACGCGGCCCTCGTGCGCCAGGAGCAGTCCGGCTGCCGACTCGTCTTCGTCGCGCATTCGCGCAGCACCGAGGTGGAGCGTCTGGTCGAGCTCGGCTTCCTGCACCAGGTCTTCCCGGCGCCCCGTTACCTTCCGCGCGTCGTTCCGACGGCGGAGCAGGACGACGCGGATGCCCCGCAGAACGCCGCGCGCATCCCCTCCGCCGCGTGGCAGGTGGCGCGCAAGGGCCTGGAGTCGGGTCCCGTTCTCGTGCAGGTGGCGCGGCCCGGGTACGCGCCGGTGCTGGCCTGCCAGACCTGCAACGCCCCGGCGGCCTGCACGGTGTGCGGCGGGCCGCTGCACGTCGGGCGCGCCGGGCAACGACCGTCGTGCACCCTCTGCGGGGCGATCGCGGCCAACTGGACCTGCTCGCACTGCCAGGGCACCACCTACCGCTTCGCCTCGATCGGGGCCGGGCGCACGGCCGACGAACTGGGCCGTGCCTTCCCGGGTGTGCGGGTGATCGTCTCCGACGGCGAGCGCACCGTGCTCACGGTCGACGCCCGCCCCGCTCTCGTCGTGGCGACCCGCGGGGCCGAGCCCATCGCATCCGGTGGCTATCGAGCGGTGCTGCTGCTCGACGGTCCGCGGATGCTCGCCCGCGAGTCGCTGCGGGTGGCGGAAGACTGCCTGCGCTGGTGGTCGAATGCGATCGCGCTGTCGGCTCCCCGTGCGACGACCGTTCTCGTCGGCGTGGGCGGGGAGCTCGCGAAGGCGCTCGTGACCTGGCAGCAGGAGTCGGTGGCCGGGTCGGAGCTCGCCGACCGTCGGCGACTCCGCTTTCCCCCTGCGGTGCGGATCGCGACCATCACGGGGGCGGCCGACACGGTCGCCACCGCGCTGGCAGACCTCCGGGCGCTCATCAGCGACGAAGAATGGGCGAAGATGGACACACTGGGTCCGGTGCCCGCCGATGACGGGAGTGTGCGCGCGATCGTGCGCTTCGACTATTCGGTCGGGGGTGCCGTCGCCCGGCACCTGCGTGCCCTCGTCGTGAAGAACGCGACGAGCAGACGGGCGAAGGCCGGGCGTGGCCCCGGCTACCGGCCCCCACCCACGCTGCGCGTGCGGTTCGACGATTCGGAGATCATGGAATGA
- the gmk gene encoding guanylate kinase, protein MKPPEVDRVAASRAAVAARRARASVKRAVNERRLSAVAVLDTALSSTESVEATMRVRDLLLSIPGLGPVRVDRVMERLEIAASKRLSGLGVHQQQRLREFLLKRAPRVEQPEQSRLVVLAGPTAVGKGTVSTYIRENYPEVLLSVSATTRAPRPGEIDGVSYYFIDDDEFDRMIAAGEFLEWAVVHNKSRYGTPRTPIDEALGAGRSVLLEIDIQGARQVKTAMPEAMLVFLLPPTWEELVRRLIGRGTESLEEQERRLTTARVELAAQDEFDHRVVNRDVRAAAAEVVELMQIQKAIDLHGKE, encoded by the coding sequence ATGAAGCCGCCCGAGGTCGACCGGGTCGCCGCCTCTCGTGCCGCGGTCGCGGCGCGGCGGGCCCGCGCCTCGGTGAAGCGTGCCGTGAACGAGCGGCGGCTGAGCGCCGTCGCCGTGCTCGACACCGCGCTGTCCTCCACCGAGAGCGTCGAGGCGACGATGCGGGTGCGCGACCTTCTGCTGAGCATCCCCGGCCTCGGACCGGTGCGGGTCGACCGCGTGATGGAGCGGCTCGAGATCGCCGCCTCGAAACGGCTCTCGGGCCTCGGGGTGCACCAGCAGCAGCGGCTGCGGGAGTTCCTGCTGAAGCGGGCGCCACGGGTGGAGCAACCCGAGCAGAGCCGCCTCGTCGTGCTCGCCGGCCCGACCGCCGTGGGCAAAGGCACCGTCTCCACCTACATCCGGGAGAACTACCCCGAGGTGCTGCTCTCGGTCTCGGCCACCACCCGCGCTCCGCGGCCAGGTGAGATCGACGGCGTGAGCTACTACTTCATCGACGACGACGAGTTCGATCGGATGATCGCCGCCGGCGAATTCCTCGAGTGGGCCGTGGTGCACAACAAGTCGCGCTACGGCACGCCGCGCACGCCGATCGACGAGGCGCTCGGCGCCGGGCGCAGCGTGCTGCTCGAGATCGACATCCAGGGCGCCCGTCAGGTGAAGACCGCGATGCCCGAGGCGATGCTGGTGTTCTTGCTGCCGCCCACCTGGGAGGAATTGGTGCGCCGGCTGATCGGCCGTGGCACCGAATCGCTCGAGGAGCAGGAGCGCCGGCTCACCACCGCACGGGTCGAATTGGCGGCTCAGGACGAGTTCGATCACCGCGTCGTGAACCGGGATGTGCGGGCAGCGGCGGCGGAGGTCGTAGAATTGATGCAGATTCAGAAGGCGATCGACCTTCACGGCAAGGAGTAA
- the metK gene encoding methionine adenosyltransferase: MTSLRLFTSESVTEGHPDKICDQISDSILDALLTVDPHSRVAVETLVTTGLVHVAGEVTTKGYVEIPAIVREKITSIGYTSSDVWFDGRSCGVSVSIGGQSPDIAQGVDNAFETREGSSVDEVDRQGAGDQGIMFGYATTETPQLMPLPIWLAHRLSERLAAVRKEGVLDYLRPDGKTQVTIGYDGVVPKSVDTVVLSTQHSPKVGLDQLRHDVEATVIRPVLDAAEEGGLKLDSSDVRVLINPTGIFEIGGPQGDAGLTGRKIIVDTYGGASRHGGGAFSGKDPSKVDRSAAYAMRWVAKNAVAAGLASRLEVQIAYAIGKAAPVGFYVESFGTGVVSDEVITDALRSVFDLRPAAIIEDLDLLRPIYARTATYGHFGRELPEFTWERLDRVEEIRAAAGL, encoded by the coding sequence ATGACCTCTCTTCGCCTTTTCACATCCGAATCCGTCACCGAGGGTCACCCCGACAAGATCTGCGACCAGATCTCCGACAGCATCCTCGACGCCCTCCTCACGGTCGATCCGCATTCCCGGGTCGCCGTGGAGACGCTCGTCACCACGGGCCTCGTGCACGTGGCCGGCGAGGTGACGACGAAGGGGTACGTCGAGATCCCCGCGATCGTGCGGGAGAAGATCACGTCGATCGGCTACACCTCCTCCGACGTCTGGTTCGACGGCCGCTCCTGCGGCGTCTCGGTGTCGATCGGCGGGCAGTCGCCCGACATCGCGCAGGGCGTCGACAACGCGTTCGAGACCCGTGAGGGCTCCTCCGTCGACGAGGTCGACCGGCAGGGCGCGGGCGATCAGGGCATCATGTTCGGCTATGCCACCACCGAGACCCCGCAGCTCATGCCGCTGCCGATCTGGCTGGCGCACCGGCTCTCCGAACGGCTCGCCGCCGTGCGCAAGGAGGGGGTTCTCGACTACCTCCGGCCCGACGGCAAGACGCAGGTGACCATCGGCTACGACGGCGTCGTGCCGAAGTCGGTCGACACCGTCGTGCTCTCCACGCAGCATTCGCCGAAGGTGGGGCTCGACCAGTTGCGGCACGACGTCGAGGCCACCGTCATCCGTCCCGTGCTCGACGCGGCCGAAGAAGGCGGGCTGAAGCTCGACTCCTCCGACGTGCGGGTGCTGATCAACCCGACGGGCATCTTCGAGATCGGCGGGCCGCAGGGCGATGCCGGACTCACCGGGCGCAAGATCATCGTCGACACCTACGGCGGGGCCTCGCGCCACGGCGGCGGCGCATTCAGCGGCAAAGACCCGTCGAAGGTCGACCGCTCGGCCGCCTACGCGATGCGCTGGGTGGCGAAGAACGCCGTGGCCGCCGGGCTCGCCTCGCGGCTCGAAGTGCAGATCGCCTACGCCATCGGCAAGGCGGCACCGGTCGGGTTCTACGTCGAGAGCTTCGGCACCGGCGTCGTCTCCGACGAGGTGATCACCGACGCGTTGCGCAGTGTCTTCGACCTGCGGCCGGCCGCGATCATCGAGGACCTCGACCTTCTGCGACCGATCTACGCCCGCACCGCGACCTACGGCCACTTCGGTCGCGAGCTGCCGGAGTTCACCTGGGAGCGCCTCGATCGGGTCGAGGAGATCCGCGCCGCCGCAGGCCTGTAA
- a CDS encoding RsmB/NOP family class I SAM-dependent RNA methyltransferase, with amino-acid sequence MSGTGRDSGRGSGRGSGRSGPGAGGPQRRKPATPSPKPGPVQPARRIALEVITAVRADDAYANLLLPSKIAAARLDTADAGLATELTYGTLRLRGYYDRVIELASGRPIDEIDGAVRDVLELGCHQILSMRVAQHAAVNESVELARQVASRSATGFVNGVLRGITRTPASEWLERAMDAATDDDRLAVAASHPAWVIRAFRRALTADGVPAAELPFQLDELLEADNTPARLSLTALPGLLEREAVGHGTEPSPLSPIGLLAPTGDPAAIPAVHEGTARVQDEGSQLAALALTRSRPIAAGERWLDLCAGPGGKTAVLAAEARLGGATVIANEPIAARAGLVRRAVAAIPDAPEVWERDGTTIGTDDPESFDRILVDAPCTGLGALRRRPEARWRKTPGDVAALVILQQDLIDSAVRALKPGGLLAYVTCSPHVGETRGQVQGALRRWNGVLEQVDAQEVLRSVTEGAVVLGAPDAAVQLWPHRNNTDAMFVALFRKL; translated from the coding sequence ATGAGCGGCACCGGGCGCGACTCCGGGCGAGGTTCCGGCCGCGGCTCGGGCCGGAGCGGACCGGGGGCCGGGGGGCCGCAGCGACGCAAGCCCGCCACCCCCTCGCCGAAGCCGGGCCCCGTGCAGCCGGCGCGCCGCATCGCGCTGGAGGTGATCACGGCGGTTCGTGCTGACGACGCCTACGCCAACCTGCTGCTGCCCTCGAAGATCGCCGCGGCCCGTCTCGACACGGCCGACGCCGGCCTCGCGACCGAACTCACCTACGGCACCCTCCGGCTCCGCGGCTACTACGACCGGGTGATCGAGCTCGCCTCCGGCCGCCCGATCGACGAGATCGACGGTGCAGTGCGCGACGTGCTCGAACTCGGCTGCCACCAGATCCTCTCGATGCGCGTCGCGCAGCACGCCGCCGTGAACGAATCCGTCGAACTCGCCCGGCAGGTCGCATCCCGCTCGGCGACCGGCTTCGTGAACGGCGTGCTGCGGGGCATCACCCGCACCCCCGCCAGTGAATGGCTCGAACGGGCGATGGATGCGGCGACCGACGACGACCGGCTCGCCGTGGCCGCCTCGCATCCGGCCTGGGTCATCCGGGCGTTCCGTCGTGCCCTGACAGCCGACGGTGTTCCCGCGGCCGAGCTGCCCTTCCAGCTCGACGAGTTGCTCGAGGCCGACAACACGCCCGCCCGCCTCAGCCTCACGGCTCTGCCCGGTCTTCTCGAACGGGAAGCGGTCGGGCACGGCACGGAGCCGTCGCCGCTGTCGCCGATCGGCCTGCTCGCGCCGACGGGAGATCCCGCCGCCATCCCCGCCGTGCACGAGGGCACGGCCCGGGTGCAAGATGAGGGATCGCAACTGGCGGCCCTCGCGCTCACCCGCTCCCGACCGATCGCTGCGGGGGAGCGGTGGCTCGACCTCTGCGCCGGCCCGGGCGGCAAGACCGCGGTTCTCGCGGCGGAAGCGCGGCTCGGTGGTGCGACGGTGATCGCGAACGAGCCGATCGCGGCTCGAGCCGGCCTGGTGCGTCGCGCGGTCGCGGCGATTCCGGATGCGCCGGAGGTCTGGGAGCGCGACGGCACCACCATCGGCACCGACGACCCCGAGTCATTCGATCGCATCCTCGTCGATGCGCCGTGCACCGGTCTCGGCGCTCTACGCCGCCGGCCCGAGGCACGGTGGCGCAAGACCCCCGGCGACGTCGCTGCGCTGGTCATCCTGCAGCAGGATCTGATCGACTCCGCCGTCCGAGCGCTCAAGCCCGGCGGCCTGCTGGCCTACGTCACCTGCTCGCCGCATGTCGGCGAGACCCGAGGCCAGGTGCAGGGTGCCCTGCGCCGTTGGAACGGGGTTCTCGAGCAGGTCGACGCCCAAGAGGTGCTGCGATCGGTGACGGAGGGTGCGGTCGTGCTGGGCGCTCCGGATGCGGCGGTGCAGCTCTGGCCGCATCGCAACAACACCGATGCGATGTTCGTGGCGTTGTTCCGCAAGCTCTGA
- the coaBC gene encoding bifunctional phosphopantothenoylcysteine decarboxylase/phosphopantothenate--cysteine ligase CoaBC — protein MNIVVGITGGIAAYKAVNVIRGLVLAGHDVHVVATDAALRFVGRPTLEAISRNTVNTDLYEAVAEVRHVAIGQAADLIVIAPATANTIAKLAAGLADDLLGNTVLASKAPLVIAPAMHTEMWQNPATVANISTLRSRGVHLIGPVSGQLTGKDAGPGRMAEPDDIVRGALTVAESASGVPSPARDLEGRSVLVTAGGTREPLDPVRYIGNRSSGRQGIAIARAARARGARVTLIAAHVEVDLPTGIDVVRVETTAELLEAATTAAPSHDLVIMAAAVADYRPVTVSDDKIKKASTGEHLTLELVQNPDILATLSHAERNGRLIVGFAAETATDRDDLIRLGREKIARKGCDFLVVNGVGWTTGFAQDDNTVTVLDASGAIVFEASGSKTSVADDILGVFATVLTGAE, from the coding sequence TTGAACATCGTCGTCGGAATCACGGGTGGCATCGCGGCCTACAAGGCCGTCAATGTCATCCGTGGTCTCGTTCTGGCCGGTCACGACGTGCACGTGGTGGCGACCGACGCCGCATTGCGCTTCGTCGGCCGGCCGACACTCGAGGCCATCTCCCGCAACACCGTGAACACCGATCTCTACGAGGCGGTGGCCGAGGTGCGGCACGTCGCCATCGGGCAGGCGGCCGATCTCATCGTGATCGCCCCGGCGACGGCGAACACCATCGCCAAGCTCGCGGCCGGTCTCGCCGACGACCTCCTCGGCAACACGGTCCTGGCCTCGAAGGCCCCGCTCGTCATCGCCCCCGCGATGCACACCGAGATGTGGCAGAACCCGGCGACGGTGGCGAACATCAGCACCCTCCGCTCGCGTGGGGTGCATCTCATCGGACCGGTGAGCGGGCAGCTCACCGGAAAAGACGCGGGGCCTGGGCGGATGGCCGAGCCCGACGACATCGTGCGCGGGGCGCTGACCGTCGCGGAGTCCGCATCCGGTGTTCCTTCTCCCGCGCGTGACCTCGAAGGCCGTTCGGTGCTCGTCACGGCCGGTGGAACCCGGGAGCCGCTCGACCCGGTGCGGTACATCGGCAACCGCTCCAGCGGTCGCCAGGGCATCGCCATCGCCCGGGCCGCCCGGGCCCGCGGTGCGCGGGTGACCCTGATCGCCGCGCACGTGGAGGTCGACCTGCCCACGGGCATCGACGTCGTGCGCGTGGAGACCACTGCCGAGCTGCTCGAGGCGGCCACCACGGCGGCACCCTCGCACGACCTCGTGATCATGGCGGCCGCCGTGGCCGACTACCGGCCCGTCACCGTCTCCGACGACAAGATCAAGAAGGCCTCGACGGGAGAGCACCTCACGCTCGAACTCGTGCAGAATCCCGACATCCTGGCCACTCTCTCGCACGCCGAACGGAACGGCCGGCTCATCGTGGGGTTCGCCGCGGAGACCGCGACCGACCGCGACGACCTGATCCGGCTCGGCCGCGAGAAGATCGCCCGCAAGGGCTGCGACTTCCTCGTGGTCAACGGGGTCGGCTGGACCACCGGTTTCGCGCAGGACGACAACACCGTCACGGTGCTCGACGCATCCGGCGCTATAGTTTTCGAGGCATCGGGCAGCAAAACGTCGGTGGCCGATGACATCCTCGGAGTGTTCGCCACCGTCCTAACAGGAGCAGAATGA
- the pyrF gene encoding orotidine-5'-phosphate decarboxylase yields MTGAQKSSTFGARLDASIVANGRLCVGIDPHPYLLDSWGLPSSADGARRFGLAVIDAAAGRVGVVKPQVAFFEAYGSAGFAALEEVLAAARAAGLLVIGDAKRGDIGSTNDGYANAWLEPGSPLEVDALTVTAFTGVGALGGLFDRAEANGKGVFVLSATSNPESRVLQTARTDAGATVSRLVADEVAARNTDRTRLGDFGVVLGATKRLDDYGFTNDAVRALSTTPVLAPGFGFQGAEFSQLTSVFGPLAPNVLVAVSRSILQHGASGLADAIDIDVAHLAGVAR; encoded by the coding sequence ATGACCGGAGCGCAGAAGAGTTCGACATTCGGCGCACGACTCGACGCGTCCATCGTGGCGAACGGGCGGCTCTGTGTGGGCATCGACCCGCATCCGTACCTCCTCGATTCCTGGGGGCTGCCGTCGAGCGCTGACGGAGCGCGCCGCTTCGGACTCGCCGTCATCGATGCCGCTGCCGGCCGAGTCGGCGTCGTGAAGCCTCAGGTCGCGTTCTTCGAGGCCTACGGGTCGGCCGGGTTCGCCGCCCTCGAGGAGGTGCTGGCTGCCGCCCGCGCGGCCGGACTCCTCGTGATCGGCGACGCGAAGCGCGGCGACATCGGCTCCACCAACGACGGCTACGCGAATGCCTGGCTCGAGCCCGGCTCACCGCTCGAGGTCGACGCCCTCACCGTGACCGCCTTCACCGGCGTCGGCGCGCTCGGCGGCCTGTTCGACCGGGCCGAGGCGAACGGCAAGGGCGTGTTCGTGCTGAGTGCGACCTCGAATCCCGAGTCGCGCGTGCTGCAGACGGCGCGAACGGATGCCGGCGCCACCGTCTCGCGGCTCGTCGCCGATGAGGTGGCCGCCCGCAACACCGACCGCACCCGTCTCGGCGACTTCGGTGTGGTGCTCGGCGCCACGAAGCGTCTCGACGACTACGGCTTCACGAACGACGCCGTGCGTGCGCTCTCCACCACGCCGGTGCTCGCACCGGGCTTCGGTTTCCAGGGCGCCGAGTTCTCGCAGCTGACCAGCGTGTTCGGCCCGCTCGCGCCGAACGTGCTCGTGGCGGTGTCGCGCTCGATCCTGCAGCACGGCGCATCCGGTCTCGCCGACGCCATCGACATCGACGTGGCGCACCTGGCTGGGGTGGCTCGATGA